ttATTACTACAATTAAATTAACACATCCCATACTGAACGTACACACTAAGAATAACACATTGAAGTTATAATTACAAATAGCAtacttatttttccttattcaaGTACAAACAAAAGTATCCAACAAAACATCAAATATACAATCAAAAGTATCCAACAAACTCTTGAATAatattatctataaattttaaaattatgaacaaaataaaaataaaaaacatttttttaacaaagttgaggagaaaaacttttatttttctggtactaagttaaatatttgtttgttctttTGAAACTTCTTGCTAAACAAcatcttgataatttttagtttctttcattCTATCCAGTTTCTTCTAGTTTTTTCCAGTTTCCTCCTGtattctgaaagaaatattttcttccagACAAAATGCCAGCCCTGATGGAATCATTCACAACGCTTGGGGATGCTTTCccaaaatctaaatttcttattatgcatcaaaatcatataaattgtaatattacttttgcATCAGTTTAATTGATAACCTTATATgtgattttatcatttatttagagAGAGAgaattaaagaatgtttttagtttgtttGCAAACTTTTCTACTAGAACTACCttcttatcaaaaaaaaaataatgttttagcaggaaataaaatgtttatttgacaTATAATAGCACAAATAACTTGATAAAAGCGCTAAGTATGACTGTGAaagttaattatgaaatttaattacttaacatatataatcaattaacattatttttgcataacAGGTTTTTCAACAGttatgattcattttaaaagtaagaaaagagAATACAtagctataattttgataatactCTATCTTTTGggggtttaaaattattaggatAAAGAGATGGAATCTTAACATTTGAGGAGCAAAACCACTATATGAATCTTCTGTTCAACATTGgctataagataaaatttctcatGTAGtatcaaagtttaaaagattGTACTAAGgtagaatgagaaaaaaatcccaaattggaaaaaattatgtttatagttACTGGGTGATTAAAAATCAAACCTtggtagttaaaataatttttatttcatttgctgtgattttattagaatatttttatgctatttattaaatgcTATTGAAAGTTTAGgtaaatcaaatcattaaaataaaacaatcataattacaaaattacatcacacaattaattaattaatcataaagTCCTTTACTAGCAGATGTCTCAACTTCATAACAAAGCTTCAGGTTAATCATTCTACATCCCAACAATCACCTAAAATTTCTATTAGAAACATTACTTATggatttacttaaaaagaaaactaaaaatgaaaaccatatttttttccttttgtataGAAAACTATATcttgtgaaataaatatctaatagaaaattataagatttttcaactattttgaataaatgtagtAATACCAGGCCAGGTACAAGCTAAGTAATCACCAGTTTCCCTGAGTACTTGGACCCAGCAACATTTGAGAACCTGGTACACCTTCAAAAGTGAtggttaatatttcaaattttagaacttaaaaatataaaattacagaatatgTTAAACAAATTACATATATTGTTGTTACAATAATGATAAACATCTtacaaagttaaatattttaccatcAATTTGTTATCTCTCTTAAGGCTCTCGATCAtcttcttataattttcttcttgcATCTTCTCTAAAAGCATAGCTTTGCGATCTTGATCAAGTAAAGCTTTTTCCCATTCCTGAATCTCTctgtcttttttataattttcaaggCGCTTCTCGTGCATTTGTTGCAACAAAAGATCTCGAATCTGCTGTTTCTGCTTTTTgcttctatttttattgtttaaatcttCTCCGTCCAATCTACAAAATAACTTACTTtaatccaaaagaaaaaaagaaaagttttcagaaatataaagaaaaatttttaagaagttttaagtgaaaaaacgaacaaaaaaaGACTTTAACAAAAAGAGATATCAaaacaactattatttttcaaaatacccAGAAACctctgaaacattaaaaaaagctatttatatttatgactAAAAGAGTAATTTAAGACACTGTATACAAGTTaagtaagttttgaaatatgaaatgttttgatGTAATTTCTGTGatcataaaaaaagttcaaaaagtgTGAAGTAGCAACTTTAATGACAAGCTAGCTCCAACTCTGATTAAATCTTACCTACCACTTCTTTAACCCTTTATAAAGTCCTGAAAAGTATCTTCTCATCAGCTTTAATCtcaatggtaatttttttatttatctacgATTTGTGCAGCCATCTGCTGATAGGTACAGAgagtacaaaaaaaactaacagttaagggctttgtttatataaatgtgGATAATAGCATAGATTAGAGTGGAgtgaaaaaagagaaactaaCACTGGGCATCtattttttcttgcatattaTGCATTCGTTCTTTTGATCACATTTCATAgaatttatttgcagttataaGCACAGagttcataaattttgttatttataaacacaaaaattcaaatttatagtcACTTCTTtacagaaagtaaaaatttaaaaaatctcctttccaccaaaataaataactaaaatcgattttagacaaatgaatttcttttcattagtcAATCTTgaccacaaaaatattttaacttaatattactAGAAAAAAAGAGCCCCAAACTTATTCTACAACAGCtgaatcatatttttagaaaatattaataaaagttaccTCATGCATCATAttcacaaaaggaaaaaattctaaaatattgcataagcaattatttttaagtccataaaataatatctagCTATGCATCGATTAATACAGCGAAGAAAAGAGCACAACATAATTTTACCCTCcaacagaatatttaaaataattataagcaaaagtatttaaagtacAGATGTAGACAACACAGAATTCCAAAACTATTTGCAATTATTACAGTTGTATggatttccagaaaaaaaacactaaaattaaatttaacaacttttattcacaaatagaaaattattatacaaacaGTAAAACTTTGGTCAGAAAACCTCACTCATTACCGATCAGAATAATACTGACTCCTTTTAGGAAAGAAGTTATTTTCAGAATGAAACTCAATGGTAGCACCATCTCTGAGATGAAACAATAAAGTCAGAACATTCTGATTTGAATTACACACATCTCTATCATCCGATTTAGTATTATTGTATAGTAAATTATTACTCATAATTGATTAATCAACGTGTATAGTAAAGGCAAAGAGGTGtaaagtaaaggaaaaaattcaaatatttatttgcatacttAGTTACTTTTGTTTACAACTAGTTTAACAATTACAAGGAAAAAGTAAATCTTACGttctacaaaaatattgatagaaattttttctaaagctttattttcagaattcttcattaacttttcttttcctaagattttataataaaaattggtcaTTGCTCAACTATCTATGTACTGATGAAATTTCATTCTccccctctctctctctttaaataataatcataatgcATCTGGCTTTTTATGTTGTATACGAATTGTTCAAAtcatattaagttttcatttctatCTTGAAAATATATTCCACTTTTAACAATATTGGAAGAAAGATCTGGTAGTAAAAAGATCtgcaatgtaaaataattatttagtgaagcaaagaaatttattttagttcaaataattaattggttcatttataaaatatttttaactttctaaccataattttaaaaaaagttcgtaTCTTCTATTTTCTACTTGTGTCATCATCGTGGTCATTATTGATCCAACAACATCTTGGAGTAGCCTTTAGCTTTCTCCAGGCAGTTATTTTCTTGCCCTTTCAATACCACAATTGCTCTGAAATCTGAATTAATGAAGTCCAGCCATCAAAGTCAACTGGTTTTTAGTTCTACTTCCAACtggtttatgtttaaaaaactcACATGTTCTGTTAGTCTTATCTAAACGACAAATATACCtgacaaatttcattttatttaactttataaatttttttacatcaatttccTTGTAAATTtccatatatatttatgtactttGCTACAtgtacttgaaataaaatttactgaagAACTTCTCATTTTTATAATCTACAATCCTATATATGATCAACAACCATTTACTCATATAAAAAGAAAggccaaaaaatattatttaattttaacaactaaCATACTTTTGTAATCCAGATATAGGACAAAGATCATTATCTGATATCCTGGGAGgaagttctttctttttcccATCGGGATCATATAAGTCAAAATCTCTTCTAAATTCAGGTCTCTGTGCAGTAAGGCGATATTCATCCATTTTCTTATTAACTTCACGAACTTGgtcatttttttgttgctcaAAAAGAAGGGCAAGTTTGTCGTTATTTATAGCTTCTTCAGCTGAAATatgcatcaaaaaaaatttttattcaaaaagctTTGGCAGGCTGGACAAAAATTAGTCTCCCTACATCGAAATTTATGGAGTGAATCTGAAGCACTACCTATCTTCATTTTTAGCCTCCACACAGTCAGATTGAGattaatattcgaaaaataaatctaatctatgtaatttaaacttcttttgtacatttttctaaaaaaaaaaacttttgaatttttttagttatctttcaaaatgtaaaccaattaaatttgaaataagtttgtCTCAGTACTGGATTTACTGGTGATAGAACACTGATAGATTTCAGGTTACCTCATTACAGTTCgaattcactaaaattttagtatattgTACCTCAAAAagcttctaaaaataattcttaatagcAATATATTGGTAAATAGAAACTTTCAGTAAATTAACGGCCTGACTTCATTATATCTTATCagaaatgttacattttaaaaaaaaaataaatgaaaaaattatttttcccttgTCTTGCAAAGTGGGCAATGAACccaaaaaatattgtgaaactATGCCATAGAATATCTGTGGGACCtacaaaatcttataaaattaccTTGTGTACTGAatctaagaaataattaagtCCATGGACGGAGTTGcacatcattaaattattacctttcattatttatctgattgtgactaattttttgtccaaTGAGCTTGTGAGTAATTCATCCTATTATTGGAATGTTGTTAAGAAtcaacactttatttttaaccttttaacttcaaaatatcgTGTAGGCTAGATAATAATGTACACATGCACATCTGTACACACTCAGATTTAGTGAAGaagaatttctgaaattgatacaaattttaaatttaaaaaaaatcttattttgctaGCTTCATGAAGGCAATATAGTCTACtttgatgattataaaaaagagtaatgtatgataatttattaaaaaatataaagcctTGCATACAAACTACTTTGATACTCAAAAAACGAAAACAGATTTGAAGGGCCTAAGCATTTAACTTAAGCATATTAATATGAGGActgatatgtttaaaaatttatcatgcacaaaaacacaataatttttcaaactataaagTTTACTCTAATAGTAGatctttagataaaatatttttttatactgttttctcttatttattgacagtatttcaaagtaattttaaatttatacaaaaagttaaaacatgGCAACAAAACAGTTTCATAAATAGCCATTatctaaaagatttaaaacattttagccAACGAAGTGCATTAAAGATGTACAATTTTAACAAGTcctttgttataattttataactttgttcaataataatataaaattatattatattttttattgtataggTCTAAAGCTGCCTTTAAGTTTTATGAATATAGTATATACATAGTATAACTATCATAGTATAATTATCATAGAATGGTATCAATACATTTTCATACAGTTTAAAGCTAAAAGCATcattaaaagttcaaatttgcTACACagatattacaaataattaggAGGCATCGCTCCCTGCTctctggcgctcgccaaccctcggaactgctttcacagttcattttggattgcttcgcaatccaatgctcgctctGCTCGCTCATTGggtacgttcttaacgtctagcttttgtatactttttttaatactgaagttccgaaaacttttcactgtagaaacttttaaacctgtacatttcaatattaatttgaaattgcaaacagttcacatattttgtttaatcatactattctaaatttcagttgttgagaaaagtaactgttgtaagttttgttttaaagtctttcccaccagtgggctaaagccatgtgttgtaaaacaatatgaaatagtagtctgccactgaacgccggatgtaaagcatcggcttcgatgaagataattttgtatttttaattctgaaaaggGCGCCACCCTAATAATATagaatttgtaatataaatgtatatatttttgattgttgatgaaggCCTGTactgttctctgtatatatgaagaaaacaatgtaaatatttaagtgttgtgaaaagaatcttatttagttgtgcaaagtacttctttaaaaatgaaaacttttgccaccagcggaaaagaaatacatccaaaatttgggagccatgtaagagaattatatatattagattattattacatagctaatatttgctaaatcagtgctattactatatttatattctatattattgctaattattattattagcttaTTGCAATTGAAAGAAACTAATAGTATAAAAAGACAAAACACGCTTTATATAAAGCGCAcaagctttatatatatatatataaagcttgGGGGAAAAACTACTTGTTTATTTTgaacctatatttttttttcttaagaaggatttttttttaaattttacttaaacaatatgtcgaagaatattttaagctcttaattttaattgaataaaccatTCCAAagtattttatagcatttaactattatattaaacaaatagttaattttttcaataaacaattcaaaaatatctacTTTTGTTCCATAAATATgctaacataataataaaaaagtgaactgaggacattaaatatgcttttaaattattcagttctTCTCCTTTTTACACTTACTTTACAACTCTGCTTAGCAAGCAAATAAAcacttaacattaaaattttatttcagtaatacagtaaaacctttttttgtgcGGTGGATAGGGACCGCATAAAAGAAatcgcacaaaaaaaaaattcgaaaattttataaattctgacATGTAATAAGCAAGTTTGTACCATATACCaccagaaactttttttatgcggTTGATAGGGACCGCATAAAAAAAGTCGGACTCAGAAAATACATCAATGATTTATGAAATAGATAAGAGAATGctttcaataaaagtaaataattaaattcgacctaaagaaattttaaaaatatttaattcttcattgtACATATACATGtagaagttttcaaattatacattaaatagttTGCTGCTACTCGTCGTAATCCAAAACGCGCATCTTCTTGGAATGAATTGgttgaaaattgcttgaaaataggatttcaatttatttgttttttggtaCCATAAAGTCAGTgatctgataaaataaaataaaaatcgaaaaaactgcatataaatagaaacaaaagtaattaatttttttacctttaatctCACTATAAAATGAATCCTTAATCTAATGAATCATGTATAGAACTCTGAATACGAAGCGTATAGTATTTGAGATACGCGCAGAcgagaatttacaaaataaaaataacggtttaattttaaaatactaagtaTTTTAACacagcaaacgattttttactgatttactTCAACTTGTTTAGcgcagaataaattttaaacagaagagAAAATGGAGTTGACGATAATAAATGAactaatgaaagtaaataaacagaGCAGTCCAGATACATCGTTGTCAAGGAGACCACGTAATCAGATTTCGTCCACAACATGCATATGCACATTGATAGGAAACATTAAACTGGTGCTAACGCCGTTAAGATCCATATAccgcataaaaataattcgcaCAAAAAAAATCGCACAAAAATAGAATCGCATAAAACCAATCGCACAAAAACAGAATCGCATAAAAAAGGACTGCACAAAAACAGGTCTCACTGTATATGTTGAAGAATGACTTCCTCTCTTGCTTGTctgtaatataaaaatgctatactttggcattatttattttataacattatttagtTGTAAACAATTTATGTTACTATTAAGTTTTATGGAAtatacatttcttattttttataatcttctAAATCAATACaaactttaacaaatttaagggaatatatcatacatatttcatatagatcattttttaaaaaaaatggaatgatgAAAAGGCACAAAAATGATATGGGTCGAacagaaaatgataaaagtatGCTTTAGTAATAAAGGTAATAAAGcataaactacttttttcatttatttctgcaCAATGGTgctttaagtttaataatatcagAAGTATAGTTGTTCTGAAATTTCTGattttcctaataaaaaatatgttgttgcTATTTGTCCTTTACTTTTTCAATCGCCCTGATCTCTGACTTGTGTGCATTCAGAACACCCCATTTTCAACGATATCTAATgcagttctttaaaaaaaaatttgaaaaatctaagatttgaatgtttgatttaatatcttttttaactaATAGTTCATACAGAAGCTTACTTTTGAATACAATTGCTGAGACACATGATTCTTTgtgtttttgctttaaataattgaaatcccacgttaaaaaattttactaaagaagtcatgaatttgatttcaaactttaaatgcAAGAAACAATAGTAACTATAATAGATATCGATTATCTTTTTAATGCGACAGTATCATTAAAATTCCGTAAATATTCATCTCACTTTATTAGAATTGCTTGGTAAATACATTAATAGAGGTCTAatggaaaaatggttaaaactttttttattgtgctTAAATAGAGCAAATTTTACTTTGCTTTAGTTTGTTGTTTACCCTTTTTAAAAGTAGTCTGGAACATGTATGCTGTATCAAAAATGTCTGGTTTAGTTACTTTAGCCTCAATTTTAGCCtaggtttataattttcttattaacatAATGCTgccttaaataaaatgaaatacaataaaaatattctaaatgaattgtaaatgtttttgtaagaattgtatttaatacaaaaaatgattttcgaaaatattacaaaaatgaataaaatcataatacaatataaatttgtttacactaataacagaaaaaaattctaaacataaacCGAAAGTAAAGTGTAAAATTTAGACAAGCATTTCATTTCCAATTATGCTTTTGATTGTAACAAGCATATGTTTTTGACAAGATAAGAAAAAAGCTTCTCTaactaaagctttttttaactcattaaatAGTAATTACAATACTGAACTAActttaacagaaaaacaaaaaatggatttagtgatgctgtatttaattttaagcattctCAGAACACTTTTTCTCGcatcaatttgtttttatggatatttttgtaagaaagctatcacatctaaatatttaaaaattatgtactatatttgtttaaaacaaatgcagattttcatttgtatataaaattaaaagagaaaattttttatattttttcaactgattttattcaaattataactatttagattaataaataataaaaaatttaaattttaaaaagactattaaaaaatatttagtttaaaagcaTGGTTTAAATCAGTgaacactatatatatatatataaaataaataagaataatacaGTCAATTCAagagattataatttttcaaaaaaacaaagaaagcaattttacatactttagattttactcttttaagtttaaccatacattttttagtgaataaaaaaaataatcaattgaatataaagattttcattgtgtttatttaatcttcaatgtactaaaaatttacaaaaattaaagaggaaaaaactatcaaagattatgaattagaatttagtgtttaccaaattttctgtctctttcttcttcttttgctCTTTGAAATTTGGAATCATGAACTTGCCAATTCAGGGCTTCAACATCAATCTAAAAAGGgagcaaaaagttaaaaataaagaattcaataatcgataaactaaaaatgaaaaacataatttgaagaatcaggattttaattttaaaaaaattcatattcttattaaaatataactaatgtaaagaaaattagacagacttcataataaaaagaaaattaaactttcataGTCCATCATTTATGCAAATAGAGCAtagaaagtagttttaaaaataaaacttcaactAGAGAACAAATATATTCTACAAAATACCAGGGTTTTCacttagctttattttaattgggTTCCAGGAGCTTACGCTCTACATGCATAAACTTTTCAAGAAAAACTAAGATcggaaattaaaaatgcatttcttattAGCAAGTTAAAACTtcgttaaaaagtttgaaattatataaaactgcGCATCACAGaagtaaatgataaaaacatgctctaaattaaataaagatcaaatataaaacattcatatttttaagttactacccatatattatttactttatgaattataaaaatcctATACTAActggatattaaaaattatctcatCAACTTAAATAGCCTCATGAGGAAAGaagttaaaaacatattaaagaaTCTTctaaaacacattattttaaaaccaacataaaaatttaagaacaatttttcagCATCATACTCATTATATTGATTTGACAttatattgatttgattttacATTTATCATACAGAAGCTCTGCCTtttgataaatcatttttctctcAATAACTCGTTTTAGCCAATACAACAGCTTTTCAAACACTactaaactacttttttattttcaaaatcataacaGTCGATTAATTATTGAGAAAACTTTACAAAACTATTGCAATGATTAttgaattgatataaaaataaactatgggGATAATCTactctactttttttaatttttcattaccaTAGTGtcttctggagaaaaaaaaaaattctcacaacaTTTGgtgttgggaaaaaaatttctagagatttaatttatgaatcacACATGAACCATTTGGCATACATTGAATTATTGCAcacttttacatatttggattgtAGCAAAAACTACTCtgattgttaaataatttttagttattttcattattcattaattaatagaaataatatagctaaaaaaagttatatagaGTTGAGTTAAATGTAGAGTTTGATGTCAAAAATCTCCAATTCTTaccaaattttcttcaattcctCAACTCTGACTCACCTTGGTTGAAAACAAAATCCTGGGGAAAATAAGTCAGagtgcaaaaaagttttaatcaaaaaaaataattaaaaacaaactaaaatactATCAAATACATACATgaccaataaaaatatttcaataaatttttttttaccccaatCTGTCTGACTTTACTGTTGAAAATACGTTGTTTTCGCTGTTCCTCAACTATTCTTCTTCGATTTATGCTCGCAGTTAATTTTTCATCAAGAGGAAGATTTAATGCCATGTTGTTGCTTTGTGAGAAAgctgttttaacaaaaaataaaataaaattaatattttcaaaattttgatcatatctaaatacataaatattatatttgttgaTGGAATCTATTATCTTTGTTGTATTCCTAGTGACTATgaataggataaaaaaaaatttattgacttcaaattaagaagagagaaaaaaactcataaaaactatcaaaatgagTTCCTAAAATATTTGCATGACAGAGAAAATTACCACTTTTGTTTTGAAGATTGTAATGTCAAGGCACAACCTGACATTTGTagttgcataaaattaatatttatattaggctGAAAAGTATCTAGGTCATAACTATTTGTCCTcgatagttaataaaaataattaatgttcaaACCAGCCATTGGCAAAACTTGCAGCGGGAGgtgaaaaaataaggaataaagaaACAGTTGCCTGTTACCAACTTTTAAAACCTGTGTGTCATATGCAAAACTCATTAAAACTATATAGTTTGACTCTTTTTAGTCATACGATTTAATCACATTTGTATAGgctattaataaacaaaaagtattttggtattaataattttttgcattaactgACATCAATTGCATCAGAGTTGGCAAagtttaggacagaatggattaatccacggtttaaTCAGTCTTGTCCAAAACTGTCTAAAACCCTTTTACTCAGATTatgccataattttaaaaaaatattgtgaaaaataaaatgttaatttttgaacaagaaacaaaatgaatgcaatttattgtcttattaaaaaagtttattattatatttaatattgcattatttatccttatgcaaaaacataatGTATCAGTATAAAAAGCATATACATTCATATTTAAGGGAtaaggtattcacttttgttgttcaatgaattgtggagcctcgaaagttataaatcttttcctgttatattattttctttcaataagtTTAAGCAAACTGCATAAATagcatcaaatatttattaatatatgtaattattaaggGTTACACATAT
This window of the Parasteatoda tepidariorum isolate YZ-2023 chromosome 4, CAS_Ptep_4.0, whole genome shotgun sequence genome carries:
- the LOC107451691 gene encoding RIB43A-like with coiled-coils protein 2: MALNLPLDEKLTASINRRRIVEEQRKQRIFNSKVRQIGIDVEALNWQVHDSKFQRAKEEERDRKFAEEAINNDKLALLFEQQKNDQVREVNKKMDEYRLTAQRPEFRRDFDLYDPDGKKKELPPRISDNDLCPISGLQKLDGEDLNNKNRSKKQKQQIRDLLLQQMHEKRLENYKKDREIQEWEKALLDQDRKAMLLEKMQEENYKKMIESLKRDNKLMSLQTLERKMSDKIMDDIEKKKDIEFNFYESLLNEDLSSARSSLGSHRVPGDRWKGMNKGELQEIYKEQLRQIEEKKRRREAGELENAVWDQQLMNLEKEALRLKEEEKRIKHLMNENLQSINHELSREQKFHNDYMNKVAFKNTISKDFFSQFNTTTR